A stretch of the Chlamydia pecorum E58 genome encodes the following:
- a CDS encoding VIT1/CCC1 transporter family protein: MTSQNHFYSRTPEQHVRMVRDKHGVCKGEPYTTSKGLFYHLAGDALSSGVFLFFIRTLFFLTPLAHSFQTKLLISLGIGWAFYQGAFKAKEAWSYMELSHRSMFQEKEEIERHFDQEKEELRVIFSNQGFKGPLLEDMIEYVCSDTTLLLDIMIREELHICKEAFPHPLTQGGVRMLGNLLGLMLFLPFTLCASYSLAGFFSTLLIVVLSIFKAKILENSAIVDSVWSAGIFLTAISIICSFIKFL, from the coding sequence ATGACGTCTCAAAATCACTTTTATTCCCGTACACCAGAACAACATGTTCGCATGGTTAGAGATAAACATGGCGTATGTAAGGGAGAGCCCTATACCACCTCTAAGGGGCTTTTTTACCACTTAGCAGGAGATGCTCTATCCTCTGGAGTATTTTTATTTTTCATCCGCACCTTATTTTTCCTTACCCCTTTAGCTCATAGCTTTCAAACCAAACTCCTCATCTCACTAGGAATAGGCTGGGCCTTTTATCAAGGGGCATTCAAAGCGAAGGAAGCTTGGTCCTATATGGAGCTTTCTCATCGCTCTATGTTTCAGGAAAAAGAGGAGATAGAACGCCACTTTGATCAGGAGAAGGAAGAGCTTCGCGTGATCTTTTCAAACCAAGGGTTTAAAGGGCCTCTCCTTGAGGATATGATAGAGTATGTTTGCTCAGATACCACCCTACTGTTAGACATCATGATCCGTGAAGAGCTCCATATCTGCAAAGAAGCTTTCCCACACCCTCTAACCCAAGGAGGTGTACGCATGTTAGGGAACCTTTTAGGCCTCATGCTCTTTCTGCCCTTTACACTATGTGCTAGCTATTCCCTCGCAGGGTTCTTCTCTACTCTCCTCATTGTTGTGCTTTCTATTTTTAAAGCAAAAATTTTAGAGAATAGTGCAATCGTAGATTCTGTATGGAGTGCGGGGATCTTCCTTACAGCTATCAGCATTATCTGTTCTTTTATAAAGTTTTTATAG
- a CDS encoding cation-translocating P-type ATPase, translating to MFSRIFSTPFSAKILTNFFESGMSEDTSPMLSAESRKLSRNLTLKSSYVSLVTYMVALLCYWFHAENVSHLFTVLTFFFAGTPALIKSLENIYHKTINIDILMTSAAFGSIFIGGALEGALLLVLFAISEALGQMVSGKAKSSLASLKQLAPTTGWVLLENGHLQQKPIDKICVGDILRIKSGEVVPLDGEIIHGSSSVNLMHLTGEKVPKSCQIGSIIPAGAHNLEGSFDLRVLRIGADSTIAHIINLVIQAQNSKPALQQRLDKYSSAYAIAIFAIASAIAIFVPLFSSIPFLGPNSAFYRALAFLIAASPCALIIAIPIAYLSAINACAKHGVLLKGGVILDRLVSCNSIVMDKTGTLTTGTLTCIRCDIFGEKTPEFFPSILALEQSSSHPIAQAIVKYLAAQRITPRAADRYLTVPGEGVRGFFQDQEAFVGKTETALRTIPRVYAEDLKQRIFRAKLRGEICSLAYLGSCCALFYFKDEPRPHASEIISELKRLGYPVSILTGDHKVSAENIAKIVGISEVFANLSPEAKLNKVRELAKRRHILMVGDGINDAPALAQATVGVAMGEAGSATAIEAADVVLLHDSLASLPWVLKKARQTKKIVSQNLSLALAIILLVSWPASFGIIPLWLAVILHEGSTVIVGMNALRLLK from the coding sequence GTGTTTTCTCGAATATTCTCGACACCGTTTTCTGCCAAAATTTTAACAAATTTTTTTGAATCTGGGATGTCAGAAGATACGAGCCCTATGCTTTCTGCTGAAAGTCGTAAACTTAGCCGCAATCTTACTTTAAAATCTTCCTATGTATCCTTAGTAACTTACATGGTTGCGTTATTATGCTATTGGTTTCACGCTGAGAATGTCTCGCATTTATTTACTGTGTTGACGTTCTTTTTTGCTGGTACGCCTGCATTGATTAAGTCTTTGGAAAACATCTATCATAAAACTATAAATATTGACATTTTGATGACGTCAGCAGCATTTGGCTCTATCTTTATTGGTGGAGCTTTAGAAGGAGCCTTGCTTCTGGTGTTGTTTGCAATTTCTGAAGCTTTAGGGCAGATGGTTTCAGGGAAAGCAAAGAGCTCTTTAGCATCATTAAAGCAGCTTGCCCCCACAACAGGATGGGTACTGTTAGAAAATGGTCATCTTCAGCAAAAGCCAATAGATAAAATCTGTGTAGGAGATATTCTCCGAATCAAAAGTGGAGAAGTCGTCCCTTTAGATGGAGAGATCATCCATGGTTCCTCATCTGTAAATCTTATGCACCTTACGGGAGAAAAGGTCCCCAAGTCATGCCAGATAGGTTCGATCATTCCTGCTGGAGCGCATAATCTTGAGGGGAGCTTTGACCTTAGGGTTTTACGTATCGGTGCGGACTCCACAATTGCACATATTATTAATTTAGTCATCCAAGCGCAAAACTCTAAGCCTGCCTTGCAACAACGCTTAGACAAATACTCCTCTGCCTACGCCATTGCCATTTTCGCTATTGCCAGTGCCATTGCCATTTTTGTGCCATTATTTTCTTCTATCCCCTTTTTAGGCCCAAATAGCGCTTTTTATCGCGCGTTAGCCTTTCTCATTGCAGCATCCCCTTGTGCTCTTATCATTGCCATCCCCATTGCATATTTAAGTGCCATAAATGCTTGTGCGAAGCATGGTGTGTTGTTAAAAGGCGGTGTGATTCTTGATCGCCTAGTATCGTGTAACTCCATAGTGATGGATAAAACAGGGACACTAACTACTGGCACGCTCACCTGTATCCGCTGTGATATCTTTGGAGAAAAAACCCCTGAATTTTTCCCTTCGATTTTAGCTTTAGAGCAATCTTCATCGCACCCTATAGCTCAAGCAATTGTGAAATACCTTGCTGCACAGCGCATCACTCCGCGTGCTGCAGATCGCTATCTTACAGTCCCTGGGGAAGGGGTCCGAGGTTTCTTCCAAGATCAGGAAGCTTTCGTAGGGAAAACAGAAACAGCTCTACGAACCATTCCTAGGGTCTATGCTGAGGATCTCAAACAGCGCATATTCCGAGCTAAACTTCGCGGGGAAATTTGCTCCCTAGCATATTTAGGTTCGTGTTGTGCATTATTTTACTTTAAAGATGAGCCTCGCCCTCATGCTTCGGAGATTATTTCGGAACTAAAGAGATTAGGCTATCCCGTAAGCATACTTACAGGAGATCATAAAGTCAGCGCAGAAAATATCGCCAAGATCGTTGGAATTTCTGAGGTATTTGCAAACCTCTCTCCAGAAGCAAAGTTAAATAAAGTTCGTGAGTTAGCGAAGCGGCGGCATATTTTGATGGTAGGAGATGGGATTAATGACGCTCCTGCGCTAGCTCAGGCTACGGTAGGAGTCGCTATGGGAGAAGCAGGAAGTGCTACAGCTATAGAAGCTGCGGACGTTGTGCTTTTGCATGACTCTTTAGCTTCCCTACCATGGGTGCTAAAAAAAGCTCGGCAAACAAAAAAAATCGTTTCTCAGAATTTAAGTTTAGCTCTGGCAATTATCTTACTAGTATCTTGGCCTGCCTCTTTTGGAATCATCCCTCTATGGCTTGCGGTGATTCTTCATGAGGGCAGTACGGTGATTGTCGGGATGAATGCTTTGCGTTTACTAAAATAG
- a CDS encoding FtsW/RodA/SpoVE family cell cycle protein → MRHYNYLRHVNLWLFAIMFSLMALSIVVISSMDSLSTLESPSKFPLSAKSLMQLKHFTLGWIVFVICMHMDYHKLQKWAWLLYLLMLLSLVGLFFVPAVQHVHRWYRIPLIRLSVQPSEYAKLVVVIMLSYALDARKAQISSKTTAFVACIIVAVPFFLILKEPDLGTALVLCPVALAILYLGNIYPPFVRFCAIIAGCGVLCSLLIFSGIISHEKIRPYALKVIKEYQYDRLSPANHHQRASLISIGLGGLKGRGWKSGEFAGRGWLPYSYTDSVFPALGEEFGLWGLAVVLLLFYSLICFGCRTVAVAVDDFGKLLAGGITVYLSMHILINISMMCGLLPITGVPLVLISYGGSSVISSMASLGILQSIYSRRFIRY, encoded by the coding sequence ATGAGACACTACAACTATCTTCGCCATGTGAATTTATGGTTGTTTGCCATCATGTTTTCTTTAATGGCTTTGAGTATTGTCGTGATCTCTTCTATGGATTCCCTATCTACATTAGAGTCTCCATCCAAGTTTCCCTTGTCAGCAAAAAGCCTCATGCAGTTGAAACACTTTACTCTGGGCTGGATCGTCTTTGTTATATGCATGCATATGGATTACCATAAATTGCAGAAGTGGGCATGGCTACTCTACCTTCTCATGTTGCTAAGTTTAGTAGGGCTGTTCTTTGTCCCAGCAGTGCAGCATGTGCATAGATGGTATCGGATCCCCCTCATACGCCTTAGTGTACAGCCTTCAGAATATGCTAAGCTCGTGGTTGTGATTATGCTAAGCTATGCCTTAGATGCTCGTAAAGCACAGATCTCCTCAAAAACTACAGCGTTCGTTGCATGTATCATCGTCGCTGTTCCTTTCTTCTTGATTTTGAAAGAGCCAGATCTAGGAACCGCATTAGTATTGTGCCCTGTTGCTTTGGCAATCCTTTACTTAGGAAACATCTACCCGCCTTTTGTAAGATTTTGTGCGATAATTGCAGGATGTGGTGTGTTATGTTCTCTGCTGATTTTCTCTGGGATCATCTCGCATGAAAAGATCCGTCCCTATGCTTTGAAGGTAATCAAAGAATACCAATATGACCGCCTGAGCCCCGCTAACCACCATCAAAGAGCCTCATTGATTTCCATAGGGTTGGGAGGATTAAAAGGACGCGGATGGAAGTCCGGAGAGTTTGCAGGGAGAGGATGGCTTCCCTATAGTTATACGGATTCCGTATTTCCAGCTCTGGGGGAGGAGTTTGGCCTATGGGGACTTGCCGTAGTGCTCCTGCTTTTCTACTCTTTGATTTGCTTTGGTTGCCGCACCGTAGCTGTAGCTGTGGATGACTTCGGGAAACTCCTTGCAGGAGGCATTACGGTGTATCTTTCCATGCATATATTAATAAATATCAGTATGATGTGTGGACTGCTGCCTATCACGGGAGTTCCTCTGGTCTTAATTTCTTACGGAGGCTCCTCTGTGATCTCCTCTATGGCTTCTTTGGGGATTCTACAAAGTATTTATAGCCGAAGGTTTATCCGTTACTAA
- a CDS encoding biotin--[acetyl-CoA-carboxylase] ligase: MKVIYYEVAKTPSTNTEAKRLMHLWDPYALTVVTTKHQTAGKGKFGKSWKSSPKDLLATFCFFLKVQDLDLSQLFRLGTEAVLMLTQELHIKASIKWPNDVLVHNKKLCGVLCETLPSQRHLGVALGIGINVNTPKEILDAIDQPAISLQAILGEEVDVGGLLEKLTTQIIQILRVHIADMLATQTDFRKI; encoded by the coding sequence ATGAAAGTTATTTATTACGAAGTAGCAAAAACTCCTTCTACAAATACAGAAGCAAAAAGACTCATGCACCTATGGGATCCTTATGCACTTACTGTAGTTACGACAAAACACCAGACCGCAGGAAAAGGAAAATTTGGGAAATCTTGGAAGAGCTCCCCTAAAGATCTCCTGGCAACATTTTGTTTTTTCCTTAAAGTTCAAGATCTTGATCTCTCGCAGCTCTTTCGTTTAGGAACAGAAGCTGTCCTAATGCTCACCCAAGAACTCCACATAAAAGCATCTATAAAATGGCCTAACGACGTTCTCGTTCACAATAAAAAGCTCTGTGGAGTGCTCTGTGAAACCCTCCCGTCTCAAAGGCATTTAGGAGTGGCCTTAGGAATCGGGATCAATGTCAACACCCCAAAAGAAATTCTAGACGCTATTGATCAGCCTGCCATATCACTACAAGCCATACTAGGAGAAGAGGTGGATGTGGGGGGGCTTCTAGAGAAACTCACTACTCAGATCATACAGATCTTACGTGTTCACATTGCAGATATGTTAGCGACTCAAACGGATTTCAGGAAGATCTAG
- a CDS encoding pseudouridine synthase, with translation MTKVRLNKFLSAAGIASRRKCDEIIFAGEVTINGRVAQGPFVQVDDQHDRVLVRGKPIASTKKVYFMVHKPLGFVCTSERKFPGTKLVIDLFSHLPYRVFTVGRLDKETSGLILVTNDGDFANKIIHPSYGITKEYLLKVNRDVIEKDLNSLMQGTMIDGKRVRPVAVSKVRRGTIKIVVNEGKKHEIRLFAEAAGLQILELKRIRIGSLVLGGLRYGEYRELTDAEILTYHTL, from the coding sequence ATGACAAAAGTGCGCTTAAATAAGTTTTTATCTGCTGCTGGCATTGCCTCTCGTAGGAAATGTGATGAAATTATTTTCGCTGGAGAGGTTACAATAAATGGACGTGTAGCTCAGGGGCCTTTTGTTCAGGTTGATGACCAACATGATCGGGTTTTAGTGCGAGGGAAACCTATTGCAAGCACGAAAAAGGTCTATTTTATGGTGCATAAGCCTTTGGGTTTTGTTTGCACCTCTGAGAGGAAGTTCCCGGGAACCAAGCTTGTGATTGATTTGTTCTCCCATCTTCCCTATCGGGTGTTTACTGTGGGACGCTTGGATAAGGAAACCTCGGGATTGATTTTAGTTACGAATGATGGGGATTTTGCAAATAAAATTATACATCCTTCTTATGGGATTACCAAAGAGTATTTACTAAAAGTTAATCGCGACGTAATAGAAAAAGATTTGAACTCCTTGATGCAGGGCACGATGATTGATGGGAAGCGTGTTCGTCCTGTGGCTGTATCTAAAGTTCGTAGAGGAACGATAAAGATTGTTGTCAATGAAGGGAAAAAACACGAAATCCGTTTGTTTGCAGAGGCTGCGGGGTTACAGATTTTAGAACTGAAGCGGATTCGTATTGGGAGCCTTGTTTTAGGTGGGTTGCGTTATGGGGAATATCGTGAGCTCACTGATGCTGAAATCCTGACCTATCATACACTTTAA
- a CDS encoding 2,3-bisphosphoglycerate-dependent phosphoglycerate mutase, whose amino-acid sequence MTLLILLRHGQSVWNARNLFTGWVDVPLSAQGIEEAFSAGEALKDLPIDCIYTSTLVRSLMTALLAMSRHSSQKIPYLIHEDPEHCKMGKIYSTTEEQMMIPVVSSSALNERMYGELQGKNKQETAEQFGEEQVKLWRRSYKVAPPQGESLYDTKQRVLPYFTQTILPQLHNSKNVFISAHGNSLRSLIMDIEKLSEEEVLSLELPTGKPIVYSWTGHKFDKLLEPFG is encoded by the coding sequence ATGACTTTACTCATTTTACTTCGCCATGGCCAATCTGTATGGAACGCAAGAAATTTATTTACGGGATGGGTAGATGTTCCTCTGAGTGCCCAAGGAATCGAAGAGGCTTTTTCCGCTGGAGAAGCACTTAAGGATCTCCCTATAGATTGCATTTATACCTCCACATTAGTGCGAAGCTTAATGACGGCGCTTCTAGCAATGTCTCGTCACTCCTCTCAAAAAATCCCCTACCTTATCCATGAGGATCCTGAGCATTGCAAAATGGGGAAGATCTATAGCACCACAGAGGAGCAAATGATGATCCCTGTTGTTTCATCTTCAGCCTTAAATGAAAGGATGTATGGAGAACTTCAAGGGAAAAATAAACAAGAAACTGCGGAACAATTTGGTGAGGAACAGGTGAAGTTGTGGCGACGTAGTTATAAAGTCGCCCCTCCCCAAGGAGAAAGCCTCTATGACACCAAACAGCGCGTTCTTCCCTATTTCACACAAACTATTCTCCCACAGCTACACAATTCTAAAAATGTTTTTATATCAGCTCATGGGAACTCCTTAAGATCTTTGATTATGGATATAGAAAAATTAAGTGAAGAAGAGGTACTCTCTTTAGAGCTTCCCACAGGAAAACCTATAGTGTATTCATGGACCGGCCACAAATTCGACAAACTTCTAGAACCGTTTGGTTAA